The Corynebacterium mycetoides genome includes the window ACGCTGAAGCCTTGTAGTTAACGTCTTACATTACCTGCGAGGAGACTAAACCATGGCGCACTCTGTAGAGATGCCCGAGCTGGGCGAATCGGTAACCGAGGGCACGATTACCACGTGGCTGAAGGAAGTTGGCGACACCGTCGACGTCGATGAGCCGTTGCTCGAGGTCTCCACGGACAAGGTCGACACCGAGATCCCCTCCCCCGCATCCGGCGTTCTCCTCGAAATTAAGGCGCAGGAGGACGACACCGTCGAGGTCGGCGAGGTCATCGCGATTATCGGCGAGGAGGGCGAGAGCGCAGACTCCGGCGCCGCCGCATCCGCCCCCGCCCAGGAAGAAGCTCTCGCCGAGTCTGCCCCCGCGGAATCCGCCCCCGCCGAGAGGCCCGCGGCGAGCCCGGCGGCCTCCGGCCCCGCAACCGACATCGAGATGCCCGAGCTGGGCGAGTCCGTCACCGAGGGCACCATCACAACGTGGCTCAAGCAGGTCGGCGACACCGTGGACGTTGACGAGCCGCTCCTCGAGGTCTCCACCGACAAGGTCGACACCGAAATCCCCTCCCCCGTCGCAGGTACGCTGCTGGAGATTCTGGCCGACGAAGATGACACCGTCGAGGTGGGCGAGGTCATCGCCCGCGTGGGTGACGCCAACGCCGCCCCCGCGTCCTCCGGCGAGGAGGTCAACCGCGGCGAAGAGAGCGTCGCCGACGTGGACGAAGAGGTCACCGAGGACAACTCCGCACCCGGCGAGGGCGCTAACCCCGAGGACGCCCCGAGGAAGGACGACACCAACGCCTCCTCAACCAACCTGAAGGGCTCCGGCAAGTCCACCAAGGTGGAGATGCCCGAGCTGGGCGAGTCCGTCACCGAGGGCACCATCACCACCTGGCTCAAGCAGGTCGGCGACCTCGTCGAGGTGGACGAGCCGCTGCTCGAAGTTTCCACCGACAAGGTCGACACCGAAATCCCGTCCCCGGTTGAGGGAACGATCCTGGAGATCCTGGCCCAGGAGGACGACACCGTCGAGGTCGGCGAGGTCATCGTCGTCATCGGCGACGCCGAGGCGGCAGCGTCTGCGGAATCCGCGGATACCGCACCCGCCGAACACGCTGAGCCGTCTGAGCCCGCCAAACAGGAAGCGCAGCCTCAGGAGGACAAGCCCACCCCGAAGACAACCTCGGAGGCCACGGATCCCCAAAAGGATGACAAGTCGGCAGAGGGCTCCGCGGTCAACGAGCGCTCCGAGCTCGACGCCAAGGCGGAGGCCGCTCCGGAGGAGGCCACCAACGCGTCCGCCGCCTCCACCACCCTGGAAAACCGCGGCGACAAGGTCCCCTACGTCACCCCGCTCGTGCGCAAGCTCGCCGACAAGCACGGTGTTGACCTCAACTCGATCGAGGGCACCGGCGTCGGCGGCCGCATCCGCAAGCAGGACGTCCTCGCCGCCGCCGAGGGCGGCGCCAAGGCGGGCCAGGAGCAGGCACAGGGCCAGGCCGCGGCCGACGCCCCCGCCTCGAACGATCCGCGTGCGGCGTGGTCCACCTACAAGGTCGACCCGTCCAAGCAGGAGCTGATCGACACCACCCAGAAGGTCTCGCGCATCCGCCAGATCACCGCGACCACTATGGTGCAGTCGCTGCAGTCGACCGCCCAGCTCACCCACGTGCAGGAAGTCGACGTCACCGCCGTCGCCGCGCTGCGCGCCAAGGTGAAGCCGAAGTTCGTGGAGAAGTACGGTGTCAACATCACCTACCTCGCCTTCTTCGTCAAGGCAGCGGCAGAGGCGCTCGTCCTTCACCCGAACGTCAACGCGTCCTACAACGCCGAGACTAAGGAGATCACCTATCACGCCGACGTCAACATCGGCATCGCGGTGGATACCCCGCAGGGCCTGCTGGTTCCGGTGCTGAAGAAGGCGCAGGACATGAACCTGGCGGACATCGCCAAGGGCATCGCGGACGTGGCCGAGCGCGCGCGCACGAAGAAGCTGCGTCCGGACGACCTCTCCGGCGCGACGTTCACCGTCACCAACATCGGTTCCGAGGGCGCCATGCTCGACACCCCGATTCTCACCCCGCCGCAGGCCGGCATCCTGGGCACCGCGGCGATTGAGAAGCGCCCGGTCGTCGTCACCGAGAACGGCGTCGACGCCATCGCGATCCGTCAGATGACCTACCTGCCGTTCACCTACGACCACCAGCTTGTCGACGGCGCCGACGCGGGCCGGTTTGTCTCCACGATCCGCGACCGCATCGAGACCGGCGACTTCGAGGCAGATCTTGGGCTCTAACGCCTCCGGGGCTTGTTAAGCCCGCCTCACCCAGAACCGCCCCGCGGACGCATGTCCCCGGGGCGGTTTTGTGTTGCGCGCTGCTTTCGAGCGCGGCGAGGATGCGCCGGGGAATGTAAGCAGTACGAGACGGCACGGGTTTGTCGGGGCAGTCGTTAGACTGAGAGGTGCATATCGTTTCCCCGACACAAGGAGAATGCGTTGGACTACATTTCCCGGCACATCGGGCCCGACAGCGCAGAAGAGCAGGAAATGCTCGCCGCGCTGGGCTACGACAGCGTCGAGGCGTTGGTAGACGCCGCCATACCGCCCGGCATCAAGGCGACCGAGCCGATCACGCTTCCCGCGCCGCTGACGGAGCACCAGGCTCAGACCCGCCTGCGGGAGCTGGCGGACAAGAACGTTGTGCTCAAGGCGTTCTACGGGCAGGGCTTCTCCTCGACGCTGACGCCGCCGGTCATCCGTCGCGGAGTGGTGGAGGATGCCGGCTGGTACACCGCCTACACCCCCTACCAGCCGGAGATCTCCCAGGGCCGCCTAGAGGCGCTGCTCAACTTCCAGACGATGGTGCAGGATCTCACCGGTCTTCCCATCTCCAACGCGTCGCTGCTGGACGAAGCCTCGGCCGCCGGCGAGGCCATCGGGCTGATGTCCCGCGCCGTGAAGAAGGGCCGCCGCGTGCTGCTCGACTCTCGCCTGCACCCCCAGGTCATCGCGGTGGCCTCGGAGCGCGCCCGCGCGATCGACCTCGAGGTCGAAGTCACCGACCTGACCCAGGGCGTTGTGGGCGAGGACCTCGTGGGCGTGGTCATCGCCTACCCGGGCACCGAGGGCGACATCATCGACCCGCGCCCGATCATCGAGGCGATCCACTCCCGCGGCGGTCTCGCTGCCGTCGACGCGGACATCCTCGCGCTGACACTGCTGGAGTCGCCGGGTGAGCTCGGGGCGGACATCACCATCGGCACCACCCAGCGCTTCGGCGTCCCGCTGTTCTACGGCGGCCCCCACGCCGCTTATATGTCGGTGTCCGACAAGCTCAAGCGCCAGATGCCGGGCCGGCTCGTGGGCGTGTCCGTGGACGCGGAGGGCTACCCCGCCTACCGCCTCGCGCTGCAGACCCGCGAGCAGCACATCCGCCGCGAGCGCGCCACCTCGAACATCTGCACGGCGCAGGCCCTGCTCGCCGTGACCGCCTCCATGTACGCCGTGTACCACGGCCCCGAGGGCCTCACCGACATCGCGCGGGCGGTTCATCGCCGGGCCGCCGACTTCGCGGCGTCGATAAGCAAGGGCGGCTTCGGCCGCGTCAAGCACGAGAACTTCTTCGACACGGTCACCGTCGCCGTCGACGGGCGGGCGGGAGAGATCAAGCGCGCCTTGGCCGACAAGGGCTACCTGGTGCGCACGATCGGCACCGACGCGGTGGTGGTCAGCTTCGGCGAGGACACCGAAGACCGCGACCTCGAGGTGCTCGTCGAGGCCTTCGGCGGCACGCTCACCGAAGGCGGCAGCCGGCTGCCCGAAGGCCTCGACCGGACAACGGAGTTCCTCACCCACGAGACGTTCAACATTGTCCACTCCGAGACCCAGATGATGCGCTACATCCGCAAGCTGGGCGACAAGGACCTGGCGCTCGACCGCACAATGATCCCGCTGGGGTCGTGCACCATGAAGCTCAACCCCACCGCGGGGCTGGAGGCGATCACCTGGCCCGGCTTCGCCAACGTGCACCCGTTCACCCCCGACGAGTACACGCAGGGCTGGCGCGAGCTCATCGGGGAGCTCTCCGACTGGCTGGTCGAGCTCACCGGCTACGCCGCCGTGAGCGTCCAGCCGAACTCGGGCGCCACCGGCGAGCTCGCGGGCCTGCTGGCGATCCGCCGCTACCACGTCGCCAACGGAGACAGCGAGCGCGACATCTGCCTGATCCCGGCCTCCGCGCACGGCACGAACGCGGCGTCGGCGACGCTGGCGAACCTGCGCGTCGCCGTGGTCAAGACCGCCGCCGACGGGTCCATCGACGTCGACGACCTCGACGCCAAGCTCGAGCAGCACGCCGGGCGCGTCGCCGCGATCATGATCACCTACCCGTCCACGCACGGCGTGTACGAGGACACGGTGCAGACCGTGGCCGACAAGGTCCACGCCGCGGGCGGCCAGGTCTACATCGACGGCGCGAACATGAACGCGCTGACGGGCATCGGCCGCCCGGGCGACTTCGGCGGCGACGTCAGCCACCTCAACCTGCACAAGACATTCACCATCCCGCACGGCGGCGGCGGCCCGGGCGTTGGCCCGATCGGCGTGGCCGAGCACCTCGTGCCTTTCCTCCCCGCCGACCCGCAGGTCTCCCGTGAGGACGCCGCGGAGGACGTTCCCACAGGCGAGGGCGTCCCCATCTCGTCGACCACCTACGGCTCGGCCGGCGTCCTGCCCATCTCGTGGGCGTACATCGCCATGAGCGGGGCCGACGGCCTGAAGAAAGCCACCCAGAACGCGGTGCTGGCCGCCAACTACCTGGTCCACGAGCTCCAGGACTCCTACCCCATCCTCTACACCGGCAACGCCGGCCTGGTGGGCCACGAGTGCATCCTCGACCTCAACGGCATCGCCGCTGAGTCCGGGGTGACCGCGACCGACGTGGCCAAGCGGCTGGTGGACTACGGCTTCCACGCCCCCACCCTCGCCTTCCCCGTCGCGGGCACGCTCATGGTGGAGCCGACGGAGTCGGAGGACCTCGCCGAGCTCAAGCGCTTCATCGAGGCGATGCGCAGCATCCGCGCCGAGATCCAGGAGATCGTCGATGGGAAGATCGAGTACGAAAAGTCCGTGGTGCACAACGCGCCGTACACGGCCTACAGCGTCACCCGCAGCGAGTGGCCGTACGACTTCACCCGCGAGCAGGCGGCGTACCCGGTCGAGGGGCTCATCCGGCAGAAGTACTTCCCGCCGGTGCGCCGCATCGACGAGGCCTACGGCGACCGCAACCTGGTGTGCGCCTGCCCGCCCCCGGAGGCGTTCGACATCGAGCCCGAGTCCGTCGAAGAGGTCGACGTTGTCGTGACCGAAGAAAACCGCAAGTAAGGAAGGTGCACACATGCCGGAATCACCCTTGAAAGCCATCCACGAGCAGCTCGGGGCCTCGTTCACCGACTTCGGCGGCTGGACCATGCCCTTGAAGTACGACAACGAGCTGGAGGAGCACCGCGCCGTGCGCGGCGACGTCGGCATCTTCGACCTCTCCCACATGGGCGAAATCGACGTCACCGGCCCCGACGCCGGCGCCTTCCTCGACTTCGCGCTGATCTCCTCGCTGTCCACCCTGAAGGTGGGCAAGGCGAAATACTCCATGATCGTCGCCGAGGACGGCGGCATCCTGGATGACCTGATCAGCTACAAGCTCGCCGACGACCACTACCTCGTCGTGCCCAACGCCGCCAACACCTCCGCGGTGTGGCTGGCGTTCCAGGCCCGCGCCGAAGGCTTCGACGTCGAGCTGACCAACCGCAGCGAGGAGATCGCACTTATCGCAGTGCAGGGCCCGCGGTCGCTGGAGGTCCTCGCCCCGCTTGTCGACGGCGCACCGGGCGAGCTGTCCTACTACTCCGCCGGCGAAATGAAGCTGGGGGACATCGACGTCATCGTCGCGCGCACCGGCTACACGGGGGAGGACGGCTTCGAGATCTACTCCAGCTTCGCCGACGCCCCCGCCGTGTGGGATGCCGTCGCAGGTCACGGCACCCCGTGCGGTCTGGCCGCGCGTGACTCCCTGCGCCTGGAGGCGTCCATGCCGCTGTACGGCCACGAGCTCTCCGCGGACATCACCCCGGTGGAGGCGGGCATGGGCCGGGCGTTTGCGAAGAAGGAGGCGGACTTCGTGGGCAAGGAGGCCCTCGCCGGCCGGCAGCCGCGTGTGGTCATCGCCGGCCTGACCTCCTCCCAGCGCCGCGCCGCCCGCGAGGGCGCGGTGGTTTACCTGGGCGAGGAGAAGATCGGCGAGGTCACGTCTGGCCAGCCGTCCCCCACCCTCGGCTACCCCGTGGCGCTGGCGCACCTCGACCCGGAGCACGCCGAGATCGGCACCGATGTCGAAATTGACATCCGCGGGCGCCGTTACCCGTTTACTATCGTTGAGACCCCCTTCTACACCCGAAAGGATTCCTAGCTCCATGGCTAACGAACTGCCCCAAGATTTCTCCTACTCCGAGGATCACGAGTGGATCAACGCCCCGCAGGATGTGGCTGAGGGCGCGGTCGTGCGCGTCGGCATCACCTCCGTGGCCGCCGACCGCCTCGGCGAGGTCGTCTTCGCCGAACTCCCGCAGGTGGGCGACGAGGTCACCGCCGGCGAGACCTGCGGCGAGATCGAGTCCACCAAGTCCGTGTCCGACCTGTACTCCCCCGTCACCGGCAACGTGGCCGCCGTGAACGAGGAAATCGACGGCAACTTTGAGCTGATTAACAAGGATCCCTTCGGCAAGGGGTGGCTCTTCGAGGTCACCGTCGCCTCCGTCGGTCCGCTCATGACCGCCGATGAATACGCGGCAGACAACGGCATCTAATTCGGGCGTAGGACTACGATGTGGGGCATGACTGCTCCACGCGAACCCTTCTTCCCCGCCAGCGAGCCCATCCGTGCATCGGGTGGGCCGCTTGACGTTCGCCACCTCGGCCTGGTCGACTACACGCGCGCTTGGGAACTGCAGGCGGAACTCGCCACCCAGCGCGCCAGCGACGAGATCGGAGACACCGTCCTGGTGCTCGAGCACCCCTACACCTACACCGCCGGCAAGCGCACGCAGCCGGAGGATATGCCCAAGGATGACGCCCCGGTAGTCCAGGTGGACCGCGGCGGGCGCATCACGTGGCACGGGGAGGGCCAGCTGGTGCTCTACCCCATTATCAAACTGGCCGACCCGGTCGATGTGGTGGACTACGTGCGCCGCCTGGAGGAGGCCATCATCTTCGCGGTGCGCGAGGCGGGGCTCACCTCCGCTGGGCGTATCGACGGTCGCTCGGGCGTCTGGCTGCCCCACACCGTCCGCGCCGCGAGCCCCGAGGCCCCGACGCGAGACAGGAAGATCGCGGCCCTGGGCATCCGCATCACGCGCGGAGTGACCATGCACGGGTTGTCGCTCAACTGCGACAACTCGCTCGAGGCGTACTCCCACATCGTGGCGTGCGGCATCGACGACGCGGACGTTACCACCATGAGCCTGGAAATGGGCCGCGACGTCACGCCTGCCGAGATGAGCGAGCCGCTGGTCTCCGCCCTCGACCGGGCGCTGTCCGGGCAGTTGAAGGTGGCCAACCACACGTTCGCCTCGGCCCCCGACCCGTCCAAGGGCCTCACCCGCGTTCTCTGACCGCTTGACATACGCGATACCCTAGGGGGGTGACTGTTGCACCTGAAGGCCGGAAGCTCCTGCGCGTAGAGATGCGTAACGCGCAGACCCCGATTGAGGCGAAGCCGCGGTGGATCCGCAACGCTGTCAAGACGGGTCCCGAATACGAGGACATGAAGAAGAAGGTGGCGGGAGCCTCCCTTCACACCGTGTGTCAGGAGGCGGGTTGTCCCAACATCCACGAGTGTTGGGAGTCCCGCGAGGCAACCTTCCTCATCGGCGGGGCGAACTGCTCCCGCCGGTGCGATTTCTGCCAGATCAACTCCGCCAAGCCGGAGCCCCTCGACCGCGGTGAGCCCCTGCGCGTGGCGGAGTCCGTGCGCGAGATGAACCTGAACTACTCCACCATCACCGGCGTGACCCGCGACGATCTCGAGGACGAGGGCGCGTGGCTCTACGCCGAGGTGGTGCGCAAGATTCACGAGCTCAACCCGAACACCGGTGTGGAGAACCTCACGCCGGACTTCTCGGGCAAGCCGGACCTGCTCCAAGAGGTTTTCGAGGCCCGCCCCGAGGTCTTCGCGCACAACGTCGAGACGGTGCCGCGCATCTTCCGCCGCATCCGCCCGGCGTTCCGCTACGACCGTTCCCTGGACGTCATCCGCCAGGCCCGCGACTTCGGCCTGATCACCAAGTCGAACCTCATCCTGGGCATGGGCGAGACGCGCGAGGAGGTCATGCAATCGCTGCAGGAGCTTGTCGACGCCGGCACCGACATCATCACCATCACCCAGTACCTGCGCCCCGGCCCCCAGTTCCACCCGATTGAGCGCTGGGTGAAGCCGGAAGAGTTCATCGAGTACCGCGACGCGGCGTACGAGATGGGCTTCGGCGCGGTCATGTCCGGCCCGCTGGTGCGTTCGTCCTACCGCGCCGGCAAGCTCTACGTCGAGGCGATGAAGCACCGCGGCCTCGAGCTGCCGGACAACCTCAAGCACCTCGCCGAGACCTCGCAGGGCGACACGGCCCAGGAGGCCTCGACTCTGCTGAGCAAGTACGGGCCGTCGCGCGAGACGCCCGTGCTGACGCGCTAAGGGAAGACGTCAGCGCGTAAAACGCCCGAAAAAGAGCCCAAAAAAGCGCTGAGGTCTTCTCGCAGGAAGACCTCAGCGCTTCTTTGTGCGCATCCGCGCTTAGCTCAGGTCGGTGCCACCGTTGACCATCATGGGCCGGTCGAGGACGACCTCCGGGATCTTGAAGGCGTCGACAAGCACCTCGGACCACGGGCCAAGGGAGTCCACCAGGTCGTTGACCGCGGCCTTCGCGGCCTTGACGCGGCCGCTCGGCAGGACGCCGTGCTCCTGGTACCAGTCGGCGTGCTCCACGATGGTGTCCAAGACGTAGAGGTCGCGCAGCTGCTCGAAGACCGGGCGCGCCGGCGAGTTCTCCGGAAGCTTCTCCTCCGCCTCGATCATGGCCTGAACCATCATGCGGTCGCCGTACGCGACGGCCGCGGCCAGCAGGTGATCCTGGGTGCGGTCGATGACCTTGGCGGCGTCCTCCCGGTCCATCTTGCGCGCAACCTGGACGCGGCGGACCAGGGAGTTGAGCACGTGCTCCTCACGCGATTGGACGATGCGCAGCTGCGTCTCGGCGTCGAACAGCGAGCCGGTGCCGGTCACGCGGTCGGAGATGGACTGGACGCCGGCGGCGATGCCGGAGCGGCGGGTGAGGATGTCGCCGACGTTGGAGGCGACAAACTTCGCCATGCCGAACGGAGACATCTCGGAGACTTCCCGGCCGTAGGCGGTGAGCAGGTTCTTGCCCACGAGCTGGCGCAAAATGGTGTCGTCGCCCTCGAAGGTGCTGAAGATGTCCACGTCGGCACGGAAGGTGGTCAACAGGTTCTCGGACATGTAGCCGGCGCCGCCGCAGGCCTCGCGGCACTCTTGCAGGGTGGCGTTGGCGTAGGTCGCGGCGGTCGACTTGAAGATGGCGGCCAGCGTCTCCATCTCACGCCCGGCGCGTTCCTGCTCGTCGGTCGGTTGAGCCGGGTTCCACTCGCCTGCCATGATGGCGTCCTGCTGCGCCTGGTAGCGGTCCAGCAGCGCGTTCTGGAAAATGGCCAGGGCGTAGGACTTCGCCAGCGGGATGAGCAGGCGGCGGCGGTGCTGGCGGTAGTCGATGAGACGGGCCTCCTTGCCCGGGGTGCCGGCCTCGAACTGGCGGCGGATGTTCGCGTACTTCACGGCCAGGGCGAGGCCGGTGCGGGACGCGCCGAGGGCGGATGCGCCGACTCCTAGGCGGCCGCGCACGAGGGTGGCGAGCATGGTGAAGAAGCGGCGGTTCTTCGACTCGATCGGGGAGGAATACGTGCCGTCTTCCGCCACGTCACCGAAGCGGTTGAGCAGGTTCTCACGCGGCACGCGGACGTTGTCGAACACGATCATGCCGTTGTCCACGCCGAGCAGGCCGCCCTTGTGGCCGTGGTCGGAGGTGGTCACGCCCGGGGCGTCGGAGCCGTCTTCCTCGCGGATGCGGACAATGATGCAGTGCACGCCGTGGGACTCCTCGGAGTCCGGGGTGTAGAGCTGGGCGAAAACAGCTGCCCAGCGGCCGTCGCGCGCAGCGTTGCCAATGTAGGCCTTCTTCGACCCCGGCGTCGGGGAGTTGACAATGAACTCCTTCGTCTCCGGGTCGTAGGTGGCGGTGGTTTCGAGCTGCTGCACGTTGGAGCCGTGGCCGATCTCGGTCATGGCGAAGCAGCCGAGCTTGGTCAGGTCCATCGCTCCCTGCGCGAACTCGACGTGGCGCTCGGTGCCCAGCGCGTCGACGGCGCCGCCCCACAGGCCGAACTGCACGCCGGACTTAATCGCGGCGGAGTTATTGATCTGGGCGATGAGCTCGAGCGACGACACTCCCGCGGCGACCTGGCCCTCGCCGCCGTTGAGCGGGGAGAACGACGGCTGGATCTTGCCGCTGGAGGCGATCTTCTGCACATTCTCGAGGTTGTCGGCGCGGATCTCGTCGAGGGTGCCGTCGATCTTCGGGAGCAGGGAGGCGTCGTTAAGCAGGGGGCGCAGGCTTTCCTTGCGGTCCTTGTAGTTGCCGTCGATCAGGTCGGCGAGGTCGGCGACAGCGGCCGGGTCCGGCGTGCTCGGCAGCGTGGCCGGCTGGTTCTTTTCCGGCTTGGCGGACGCCTTGGTCGCGTCGGTGGCCAAGGGCTTGGCTTCGACGTTGTCCTTGGAGGGGTTGGGCTGGGACATGGTTTCGGGGTTTACCTTTCGGTTTGAAAGCTGGTTTTAGCGCTCGATGATGGCGACGACGCCCTGGCCACCGGCAGCGCAGACGGAGATGAGGGTGCGTCCGCCGCCGTTTTCGACGAGCGTCTTGGCCGCGGAGGCGAGGATGCGGGCGCCAGTAGCAGCGAACGGGTGGCCGGCGGCGAGGGAGGAACCCTTGACGTTGAGCTTGGAGCGGTCGATGGAACCGAGCGGCGCGTCGAGCCCGAGGCGCTCGCGGCAGTAGGTTTCGTCCTCCCACGCCTTCAAGGTGGCGAGCACCTGGGAGGCGAAGGCCTCGTGGATTTCGTAGAAATCGAAGTCCTGCAGGGTCAGGCCCTGGCGCGCGAGCAGGCGCGGCACCGCGTAGGTGGGGGCCATGAGCAGCCCGTCCTTGCCGCTGACGAAGTCCACGGCGCCGAGCTCGGAGTCGACGATGAAGGCCTGGGCCTCGAGGCCGTGCTCGCGGCCCCACTCCTCGGTTCCGAGGAGGACGGCTGCGGCGCCGTCGGTAAGCGGGGTGGAGTTACCGGCGGTCATCGTGGCCGTTCCGCCGTGCTCGATGGCGTCCTTCTTGCCGAAGACCGGCTTGAGGGTGGCGAGCTTTTCCACGGTGGAGTCCGGGCGCAGGTTGGTGTCGCGGGTGACGCCGAGGTACGGCGTGACCAGGTCCTCGAAGAAGCCTTCGTTGTAGGCCTTGGCCAGGTTCTGGTGGGAGGCGGCGGCCAGCTCGTCCTGCGCCTCGCGGGAGATGTCCATCTCGCGGGCGGTGATGGCGGCGTGCT containing:
- a CDS encoding acetyl-CoA C-acetyltransferase, with product MNQPRRVAILGGNRIPFARSNKEYANASNQDMLTATLDGLVARYGLQDERLGLVAGGAVIKHARDFNLVRESVLGSALAPTTPALDLQHACGTSLTASILVSDAIALGRIEAGIGCGTDTTSDAPLAVNDTLRKTLIKASNAKKPLDQVKLFGSIRPNQLAPEQPQNGEPRTGLSMGEHAAITAREMDISREAQDELAAASHQNLAKAYNEGFFEDLVTPYLGVTRDTNLRPDSTVEKLATLKPVFGKKDAIEHGGTATMTAGNSTPLTDGAAAVLLGTEEWGREHGLEAQAFIVDSELGAVDFVSGKDGLLMAPTYAVPRLLARQGLTLQDFDFYEIHEAFASQVLATLKAWEDETYCRERLGLDAPLGSIDRSKLNVKGSSLAAGHPFAATGARILASAAKTLVENGGGRTLISVCAAGGQGVVAIIER